A region of candidate division WOR-3 bacterium DNA encodes the following proteins:
- a CDS encoding 50S ribosomal protein L34 has translation MPKRTYQPSNISRKRTHGFRARMQTPGGRNVISRRRAKGRKRLAV, from the coding sequence ATGCCCAAAAGAACATACCAACCATCCAACATCAGCCGCAAGCGTACTCACGGGTTCCGGGCCCGGATGCAGACGCCCGGAGGCCGCAACGTCATCAGCCGCCGCCGCGCAAAAGGCCGCAAACGCCTGGCCGTATGA
- the rnpA gene encoding ribonuclease P protein component has translation MTESLARAEIVRRRRDVARVKRVGMKVGTRYLSLRCAPSPDSPTDNPALPDLPTRRVAFLLPRGVGNAVARNRLKRRLREIFRRNKEWFPAGYDYLIQPTVAAGKLPFAVLLEHTLRATEVQRTKQQGQSNG, from the coding sequence ATGACAGAGTCGCTGGCAAGAGCGGAAATCGTGCGCCGACGACGAGACGTTGCCCGGGTGAAGCGGGTGGGAATGAAGGTCGGTACTCGGTACCTCAGCCTGCGCTGCGCGCCGAGTCCTGATTCCCCGACCGACAATCCGGCCTTGCCCGACCTGCCCACGCGCCGCGTGGCGTTTCTGTTACCGCGCGGGGTTGGCAACGCGGTCGCCCGCAACCGTCTGAAGCGCCGTCTCCGCGAGATATTCCGCCGAAACAAGGAGTGGTTTCCGGCCGGGTACGATTATCTCATACAGCCGACGGTTGCTGCCGGGAAGCTGCCCTTCGCAGTACTGCTCGAACACACGCTGCGGGCAACGGAAGTACAGAGGACAAAGCAGCAAGGACAAAGCAATGGCTAG
- the yidD gene encoding membrane protein insertion efficiency factor YidD yields the protein MATLLQLLVRLYRSTLGIVLPNSCRYQPTCSQYALDAIAEYGAVRGSWLAVRRIARCHPWAAGGDDPVPTEGPRAKDQGQGPDFATKRRTTTA from the coding sequence ATGGCGACACTTCTCCAACTGCTCGTCCGGCTGTATCGCAGCACACTCGGTATCGTCCTTCCCAACTCCTGCCGCTATCAGCCAACCTGTTCGCAGTACGCGCTGGACGCAATTGCCGAATACGGCGCAGTCCGCGGCTCCTGGCTGGCAGTGAGACGTATCGCCCGTTGTCACCCCTGGGCCGCGGGCGGCGATGACCCGGTACCGACAGAAGGACCAAGGGCGAAGGACCAAGGACAGGGCCCGGACTTCGCCACCAAACGGAGAACGACCACCGCATGA
- the yidC gene encoding membrane protein insertase YidC yields the protein MRNDQQTSSTTTTIIGFVLVAAILILSQIFLRPRATPPQQAAAPTQQTQPQAAQPVQAGQSDVPVLQPVQAQSLVPLAAEPAAESIVTLENELVRLEFTSVGGAVRSVWMKKYQVEVVPQGRNLLGTAVELPQGWVSTASTPMQVTRNDSSVTFTARSDSLILTKTFSLGKDYTLDHRVSVAGPARGFAVDGMAGLALTEKNPKAELIHFHFYAHVGKKLQQTPAGKLKNPQGKCDTAEWVGVKSRYFLLAVIACDRTFDSTYAVSVDSGRLGFSAVVKNPSPETQFTVYLGPLEHARLRAFGLGLDNVIGLGWTRPLAVAMLWFLRLLYTIVRNWGLAIIVFAILMKLAFYPLTRTQTKQMRQMQLLQPKISELKVKYKNDAQKLNAETMQLYKLYKINPASGCLPLLVQMPVFWALYAVLSNAIELRGAAFVFWLKDMSVPDALFGHLPQGLPMVGGAAIGLVPILMGASSIVQTLITSADKKNLAMTIIMPVFITLIFLNMPSGLQLYWFMYNVLSIGESLIAMKGGMPWSKPKSRREPSLATAPPPK from the coding sequence ATGAGAAACGATCAACAGACGTCCAGCACGACGACCACCATCATTGGCTTCGTGCTGGTGGCCGCAATCCTTATCCTCTCGCAGATTTTCCTCCGGCCGCGAGCAACTCCACCCCAGCAGGCTGCGGCTCCGACTCAGCAGACCCAGCCGCAGGCTGCTCAGCCGGTTCAGGCAGGCCAATCGGACGTACCGGTGCTTCAGCCTGTCCAAGCGCAATCACTGGTTCCGCTTGCGGCCGAACCAGCGGCCGAGTCCATCGTCACGCTGGAGAACGAACTGGTGCGGCTGGAGTTCACGAGCGTCGGCGGCGCGGTCAGGTCAGTCTGGATGAAGAAGTACCAGGTGGAAGTCGTACCGCAAGGCAGGAACCTGCTGGGAACGGCTGTAGAACTGCCACAGGGCTGGGTCAGCACCGCCTCCACGCCGATGCAGGTGACGAGAAACGACAGCTCGGTCACGTTCACCGCGCGCTCCGACAGCCTGATCCTGACCAAGACCTTCAGTCTCGGCAAGGACTATACGCTCGACCACCGAGTCTCTGTCGCCGGCCCGGCCCGAGGTTTCGCCGTCGACGGCATGGCCGGGCTCGCCCTGACCGAGAAGAACCCCAAAGCGGAACTGATCCACTTCCACTTCTACGCACATGTGGGCAAGAAACTCCAGCAGACGCCGGCCGGCAAGCTGAAGAACCCGCAGGGGAAGTGTGACACCGCCGAGTGGGTCGGCGTGAAGTCGAGATACTTCCTGCTCGCGGTCATCGCCTGCGACCGGACCTTTGACTCGACCTACGCCGTTTCGGTTGACAGTGGCCGCCTGGGATTCAGCGCCGTAGTGAAGAACCCCTCGCCGGAGACCCAGTTCACGGTCTACCTGGGCCCGCTTGAGCACGCACGGCTGCGCGCGTTTGGCCTCGGGCTCGACAACGTCATCGGCCTCGGCTGGACCCGGCCGCTTGCCGTAGCGATGCTCTGGTTCCTGCGCCTGCTGTACACCATCGTGCGCAACTGGGGCCTGGCCATCATCGTCTTCGCGATACTGATGAAGCTGGCGTTCTATCCGCTGACCCGCACCCAGACCAAGCAGATGCGACAGATGCAGTTGCTGCAGCCCAAGATCAGCGAGCTGAAGGTGAAGTACAAGAACGACGCGCAGAAGCTCAACGCCGAAACGATGCAGCTCTACAAGCTGTACAAGATAAACCCGGCGTCCGGCTGCCTGCCGTTGCTGGTCCAGATGCCGGTGTTCTGGGCGCTGTACGCAGTTCTCAGCAACGCGATCGAACTCCGTGGGGCTGCGTTCGTGTTCTGGCTGAAGGACATGTCCGTGCCCGACGCGCTCTTTGGCCACCTGCCGCAAGGCCTGCCGATGGTCGGCGGTGCCGCAATCGGGCTAGTGCCGATACTCATGGGCGCGTCGTCTATCGTCCAGACACTGATAACATCGGCCGACAAGAAGAACCTCGCCATGACGATAATCATGCCGGTGTTCATTACCTTGATCTTCCTGAACATGCCGAGTGGCCTGCAGCTCTACTGGTTCATGTACAACGTCCTGTCCATCGGTGAGAGCCTGATAGCCATGAAGGGAGGTATGCCGTGGAGCAAACCCAAGAGTCGCAGGGAGCCGTCCCTGGCGACGGCGCCCCCTCCGAAGTAG
- a CDS encoding KH domain-containing protein, whose translation MIRQEVQFLAHHIGIRARVEVELHPEGYYANIHARRSSGIIIGRHGATLEAIGYVVRLMVARHYPNVPKVIVDIAGYRQRRASFLRAKAQAIARIVLENGREMELEPLTFEELEVVQDELQKTPGVRARAVGEGSPRVVILSPAKK comes from the coding sequence TTGATACGGCAGGAGGTGCAGTTCCTCGCCCACCACATTGGCATCCGCGCCCGGGTGGAAGTGGAACTCCACCCTGAAGGTTACTACGCGAACATCCATGCCCGGCGCTCGAGCGGAATCATCATCGGTCGCCACGGCGCCACGCTCGAAGCCATCGGCTACGTCGTCCGGCTGATGGTGGCCAGGCACTATCCCAACGTGCCCAAGGTTATCGTTGACATTGCCGGCTACCGCCAGCGCCGCGCGAGCTTCCTGCGTGCCAAAGCCCAGGCCATCGCCAGAATCGTGCTCGAAAACGGCCGCGAGATGGAACTGGAGCCCCTCACCTTTGAGGAACTTGAAGTGGTCCAGGACGAACTGCAAAAGACGCCAGGAGTCCGGGCCCGTGCGGTCGGCGAAGGCTCACCGCGAGTGGTCATTCTCTCCCCGGCAAAGAAATGA
- the mnmE gene encoding tRNA uridine-5-carboxymethylaminomethyl(34) synthesis GTPase MnmE: protein MTGPRRRPRPSNIFPSRSDGPSSMLRRSIPGAGIRRLSPADGHFRDIICAVATPPGTGSMAVIRVSGHGAFAILDRFFPERKPSRQHSHTVRLNWLCTAAMEPVDQVLVTVFRAPRSYTGEDTAEISCHGGTVAADRVMTMLLRAGCRVAEPGEFTRRAVLAGKMSLSQAEAVADMAEARSEAAFRGALARYRGELSRLVAGIAEDLKELQTEMEYSLGFDEHGGSCGAVPASRIRRIEKHLTEIVESAAESRLLIEGANVAIIGRPNAGKSSLFNQLVEGERAITSRVSGTTRDRIDATVVLAGVPVRFVDTAGLTGRAGTHLSRLAIVHTNRAVEQADIVIALFDGSRPAGPSDRMVLAAVGSRPAICVLNKADLRRRFDRSFAHRFRAGMMPVSCRTGAGIAELRTHLAGMLRAGPGPKLMVNRRQLEALSACRDALIRAGSAQTLETAALETRSAVDMLSQVDTPVTSRDILDRVFARFCVGK from the coding sequence ATGACCGGCCCGCGCCGGCGTCCGCGTCCATCCAACATCTTTCCGTCCCGATCTGATGGTCCTTCGTCAATGCTCCGCCGCTCGATTCCGGGGGCAGGCATTCGACGCTTGTCACCCGCCGACGGTCACTTCCGTGACATCATCTGCGCCGTGGCCACGCCACCCGGGACCGGAAGCATGGCCGTAATCCGGGTATCAGGCCACGGGGCATTCGCAATTCTCGACCGCTTCTTCCCGGAACGCAAACCCTCACGCCAGCATTCGCATACAGTCCGGCTCAACTGGCTCTGCACCGCAGCGATGGAACCGGTCGACCAGGTGCTGGTAACCGTGTTCCGAGCTCCCCGCTCCTACACCGGCGAGGACACGGCCGAGATATCCTGCCACGGCGGCACGGTTGCCGCTGACAGGGTGATGACAATGCTGCTTCGCGCCGGCTGTCGGGTGGCGGAGCCGGGGGAGTTCACACGCCGTGCAGTCCTGGCGGGCAAGATGAGCCTATCCCAAGCTGAGGCGGTTGCCGACATGGCCGAGGCCCGATCAGAAGCGGCCTTTCGGGGAGCGCTTGCGCGCTACCGCGGAGAGCTGTCTCGCCTCGTTGCCGGGATAGCAGAGGACCTGAAGGAACTGCAGACAGAGATGGAGTACAGCCTGGGATTCGATGAGCACGGCGGCAGCTGCGGAGCTGTACCCGCTTCCCGGATACGCCGCATTGAGAAGCATCTCACCGAGATTGTCGAATCGGCTGCGGAAAGTCGGCTTCTCATTGAGGGTGCAAACGTCGCCATCATTGGCCGGCCCAACGCCGGCAAGTCAAGCCTGTTCAACCAACTGGTCGAGGGCGAGCGGGCCATCACGAGCCGGGTCTCGGGCACGACCCGGGACCGGATTGACGCGACCGTTGTCCTGGCTGGGGTCCCGGTGCGGTTCGTTGATACTGCCGGGCTTACGGGCCGGGCCGGAACGCATCTGAGCCGGCTGGCCATCGTCCATACCAATCGGGCGGTAGAACAGGCCGACATCGTAATCGCGCTCTTTGACGGCTCCCGGCCGGCAGGCCCCTCTGACCGGATGGTGCTTGCGGCTGTCGGGAGCCGGCCCGCCATCTGCGTCCTGAACAAAGCTGACCTGCGACGCCGGTTCGACCGTTCGTTCGCCCACAGATTCCGGGCCGGGATGATGCCGGTCTCGTGCCGCACCGGAGCCGGCATTGCCGAGCTCCGAACGCACCTTGCCGGCATGCTGCGGGCCGGTCCGGGTCCGAAACTGATGGTGAACCGTCGCCAGCTTGAGGCGCTATCGGCCTGCCGCGACGCGCTGATCCGGGCCGGCTCTGCGCAGACCCTCGAAACCGCCGCTCTTGAAACCAGGTCGGCGGTTGATATGCTCAGTCAGGTTGATACTCCAGTGACCAGCCGCGACATACTTGACCGGGTCTTCGCCCGCTTCTGTGTAGGGAAGTAA
- a CDS encoding universal stress protein: MERIALYVEDTPGMATAAAWALRLAKGMSCRVFALSVINPDAPRRRDTQTSDAEERAWSQLYEIEDDAFQKDVRISLLLETGDPLQKLVSLSTSYDAELVVASADCRLTCSELVRQSSRPVVFVK, from the coding sequence ATGGAACGTATCGCGCTCTATGTTGAGGATACACCGGGCATGGCGACTGCGGCCGCGTGGGCCTTGCGCCTGGCCAAAGGCATGTCGTGCCGAGTGTTTGCGCTGTCGGTCATCAACCCTGACGCGCCACGCCGCAGAGACACCCAGACGTCCGACGCCGAAGAACGCGCCTGGAGCCAGTTGTACGAAATCGAGGACGACGCGTTCCAGAAGGATGTCCGCATCTCGCTGCTGCTCGAGACCGGCGATCCGCTGCAGAAACTGGTCAGTCTCAGCACCAGCTACGATGCCGAACTGGTAGTCGCCAGCGCGGATTGCCGACTTACCTGTTCCGAGCTCGTTCGCCAGAGCAGCCGGCCGGTCGTGTTCGTGAAATAA
- a CDS encoding PTS fructose transporter subunit IIA: protein MAKISELLPRSAIVLSLQSKEKFAVINELVHPLVAAGAITEESEFVSAIVRRENMESTGIGLGVAIPHARTRAVSSIVLAFGRSDSGVDFSSLDGKPSHLIFLIAAPEEQKTEYIMTLARLSKLLRKDDVRIGLNKAGSPDDVMRVILQHES from the coding sequence ATGGCGAAGATATCCGAGCTGCTGCCCCGCTCGGCAATTGTGCTCAGCCTGCAGTCGAAGGAGAAGTTCGCTGTGATAAACGAACTGGTCCACCCGCTCGTGGCGGCCGGCGCCATCACCGAGGAATCGGAGTTCGTTTCGGCCATTGTCCGGCGCGAGAACATGGAAAGCACCGGCATCGGCCTGGGCGTCGCGATTCCTCATGCCCGGACCAGGGCTGTCTCCAGTATCGTGCTCGCGTTCGGCCGGTCTGACTCGGGTGTTGACTTCAGCAGCCTGGACGGCAAACCGTCGCACCTCATCTTTCTGATTGCCGCACCGGAGGAACAGAAGACCGAGTACATCATGACCCTGGCGCGGCTCTCCAAACTACTGCGTAAGGACGACGTGCGCATCGGCCTGAACAAGGCCGGCTCACCCGACGACGTCATGCGGGTGATCTTGCAGCATGAGTCCTAG
- a CDS encoding Appr-1-p processing protein — protein MSPSPYSRKIGRLQLTAVLGDITEQETDAVVNAANNHLWMGSGVAGAIKAKGGGVIERQAMQLGPIEPGQAVTTSAGSLKARYCIHAAAMGQDLATSANLISKATRSSLSEAARLGIDSIAFPALGTGVGGFPADACARLMVAAALSHGRTNLKPSSVTFVLRDEPALGNFSEALGSIPEPNA, from the coding sequence ATGAGTCCTAGCCCGTATTCAAGGAAAATCGGCCGACTGCAGCTGACCGCAGTTCTCGGGGACATCACCGAGCAGGAGACCGACGCCGTCGTTAACGCCGCCAACAACCACCTCTGGATGGGGTCGGGCGTGGCCGGGGCCATCAAGGCCAAAGGCGGCGGGGTGATCGAGCGCCAGGCGATGCAGCTCGGTCCGATTGAGCCGGGACAGGCCGTGACGACCTCGGCCGGCAGCCTCAAAGCCCGCTACTGCATCCACGCCGCGGCTATGGGCCAGGACCTCGCTACCAGCGCCAACCTCATATCGAAGGCGACTCGGAGCTCCTTGAGTGAAGCTGCGAGGCTGGGCATCGACTCGATTGCGTTCCCCGCGCTCGGAACCGGGGTCGGCGGCTTTCCGGCCGACGCCTGCGCGCGTCTTATGGTGGCTGCCGCGCTCAGCCATGGGCGAACCAACCTGAAGCCCAGCTCGGTGACATTCGTGCTCCGCGACGAACCGGCACTCGGCAACTTCAGCGAAGCCCTTGGGTCAATCCCGGAACCCAATGCCTGA